A genomic stretch from Corvus cornix cornix isolate S_Up_H32 chromosome 7, ASM73873v5, whole genome shotgun sequence includes:
- the ATP5MC3 gene encoding ATP synthase F(0) complex subunit C3, mitochondrial gives MFACAKLATSPSLIRAGSRVLYRPISASVLSRPEVKNGEGNSTVNGAQNTVSRLALREFQTSAISRDIDTAAKFIGAGAATVGVAGSGAGIGTVFGSLIIGYARNPSLKQQLFSYAILGFALSEAMGLFCLMVAFLILFAM, from the exons ATGTTCGCTTGCGCCAAGCTCGCCACCTCGCCCTCCCTG ATCCGTGCTGGATCAAGAGTCTTGTACAGACCAATTTCGGCATCTGTGTTGTCTAGGCCAGAGGTCAAGAATGGAGAG ggCAACTCAACAGTTAACGGGGCCCAAAATACTGTCTCCCGACTAGCACTTAGAGAATTCCAGACTAGTGCTATCAGCAGGGACATTGACACTGCTGCCAAATTTATTGGTGCTGGTGCAGCCACAGTAGGTGTGGCTGGTTCTGGTGCTGGTATTGGAACAGTCTTCGGTAGTCTAATCATTGGTTATGCCAG aaatccttctctgaagcagcagctgttctcATATGCTATCCTGGGATTCGCCCTGTCTGAAGCTATGGGTCTCTTCTGTCTGATGGTTGCTTTCTTGATCCTGTTTGCCATGTGA